A part of Marinihelvus fidelis genomic DNA contains:
- a CDS encoding rubredoxin, which produces MADDDYKVWMCIICGWIYDEQKGAPEEGLAPGTRWEDVPEFWLCPDCGAGKEDFEMVEI; this is translated from the coding sequence ATGGCGGACGACGACTACAAGGTCTGGATGTGCATCATCTGCGGCTGGATTTACGATGAGCAGAAAGGCGCACCCGAAGAGGGCCTGGCGCCGGGCACCCGCTGGGAAGACGTGCCCGAGTTCTGGCTCTGCCCCGACTGCGGCGCCGGCAAGGAAGACTTCGAGATGGTGGAGATCTGA
- the pta gene encoding phosphate acetyltransferase, whose protein sequence is MTRSLYITSPEGASGKSTVALGLTVLLGRTVGRVGIYRPVARAEDGSDYVLSLLLDQDGTDLAYEDCIGVTYQDVHDDPEAALATIVSRYHAVAERCDAVLVVGTDYTDVSGAVEFEINGRIAANLGSPVALVVHGHGRSAEEIARVVQQTSHELRQLHARPAAVFVNRCTPGQEAAVATALAGQNCVGILPEEPLLSAPELRQLAQAVDGELLSGDQALLARETRGLTVGAMTIPNLLDRIAEGTVVITPGDRADVLLALVSAHVSEGFPSLAGIILTGGLAPDPAVLRLAEGMGATLPVILSPHGTIETVSRCSATRGRLTRDNQLKVDTAVALFDAHVDAAALKSLLDLARTDVVTPLMFEYDLLERARALDRHIVLPEGDDDRILRAASTLLTRGVVRLTLLGDEPAIRSQAGELGVDISAARVVSPGDPAMVERFAKRYQALRAHKGVTPEAAWDAVQDVSCFGTMMILEGLADGMVSGAAHTTAHTITPALQLVRTAPGVSLVSSVFLMCLADRVLVYGDCAINPDPDASQLADIAISSAATASQFNIEPRIAMLSYSTGTSGRGEDVEKVREATRLVRERAPELVVDGPMQYDAAVDPDVARSKAPDSPVAGRATVLIFPDLNTGNNTYKAVQRSARAVAVGPVLQGLNRPVNDLSRGATVKDIINTVAITAIQAG, encoded by the coding sequence ATGACACGCAGCCTGTATATCACCTCGCCGGAAGGCGCCAGCGGCAAGTCCACGGTGGCGCTGGGCCTGACTGTCCTGCTGGGCCGCACCGTCGGCCGGGTTGGCATTTACCGGCCGGTGGCCCGGGCCGAGGATGGCTCGGACTACGTGTTGAGCCTGCTGCTGGACCAGGACGGCACCGACCTGGCGTACGAGGACTGCATCGGCGTCACCTACCAGGACGTTCACGACGACCCGGAAGCGGCGCTGGCGACCATCGTCAGCCGCTACCACGCCGTCGCCGAGCGCTGTGACGCGGTGTTGGTGGTGGGTACGGACTATACCGACGTGTCCGGTGCGGTCGAGTTCGAGATCAACGGCCGTATCGCCGCCAACCTGGGCTCGCCGGTGGCCCTGGTGGTGCATGGCCACGGCCGCAGTGCCGAAGAGATCGCCCGGGTGGTGCAGCAGACCAGCCACGAGTTGCGCCAGTTGCATGCGCGCCCGGCGGCCGTGTTCGTCAACCGCTGCACACCCGGCCAGGAGGCCGCCGTGGCCACGGCGCTGGCCGGACAGAACTGCGTCGGCATCCTGCCCGAAGAGCCGCTGCTCTCGGCGCCCGAACTGCGCCAGCTGGCACAGGCCGTGGACGGCGAGTTGCTGTCTGGCGACCAGGCCCTGCTGGCCCGTGAGACCCGCGGGCTGACCGTCGGCGCCATGACCATCCCCAACCTGCTTGATCGAATAGCTGAAGGTACGGTCGTGATCACGCCGGGTGACCGTGCGGATGTGCTGCTGGCGCTGGTGTCGGCGCATGTGTCGGAGGGTTTCCCATCGCTCGCGGGCATTATCCTGACCGGCGGCTTGGCGCCGGACCCGGCCGTGCTGCGGCTGGCCGAAGGCATGGGCGCGACGTTGCCAGTCATCCTGTCACCGCATGGCACCATCGAGACCGTGTCGCGCTGTTCGGCCACGCGCGGCCGCCTTACCCGCGACAACCAGCTCAAGGTGGATACCGCCGTGGCACTGTTCGACGCCCATGTCGACGCGGCGGCGCTGAAATCGTTGCTGGACCTGGCGCGCACCGACGTGGTGACGCCGCTGATGTTCGAATACGACCTGCTCGAGCGCGCGCGGGCGCTGGACCGGCACATCGTGCTGCCCGAGGGCGATGACGACCGCATCCTGCGTGCGGCCTCGACGCTGCTGACCCGCGGCGTGGTGCGCCTGACCCTGCTGGGTGACGAGCCGGCCATCCGCTCCCAGGCGGGTGAGCTGGGCGTTGATATCAGCGCCGCGCGGGTGGTTTCGCCCGGCGATCCCGCGATGGTCGAGCGCTTCGCAAAACGCTACCAGGCGCTGCGCGCCCACAAGGGTGTCACGCCGGAAGCCGCCTGGGACGCCGTCCAGGACGTCAGCTGTTTCGGCACCATGATGATCCTGGAAGGCCTGGCCGACGGCATGGTGTCCGGTGCCGCGCACACCACCGCGCACACGATCACGCCGGCGTTGCAGCTGGTTCGCACCGCGCCGGGGGTGTCGCTGGTGTCGTCGGTATTCCTGATGTGCCTGGCCGACCGCGTGCTGGTCTACGGCGACTGCGCCATTAACCCGGACCCGGACGCCAGCCAGCTGGCCGATATCGCGATCTCATCGGCGGCCACCGCCAGCCAGTTCAACATCGAACCGCGCATTGCCATGCTCTCGTACTCCACCGGCACGTCCGGTCGCGGCGAGGACGTCGAAAAGGTGCGCGAGGCCACGCGGCTGGTGCGCGAACGCGCCCCCGAACTTGTGGTGGACGGCCCGATGCAATACGACGCCGCCGTCGACCCGGACGTGGCCCGCTCGAAGGCGCCGGATTCGCCCGTGGCCGGGCGGGCCACGGTGCTGATCTTCCCCGACCTGAACACCGGCAACAACACCTACAAGGCCGTGCAGCGCTCGGCCCGGGCCGTGGCCGTGGGGCCGGTGCTGCAAGGCCTGAACAGGCCCGTGAATGACCTGTCACGCGGCGCCACGGTCAAGGACATCATCAACACCGTGGCGATCACGGCCATCCAGGCCGGGTGA
- the groL gene encoding chaperonin GroEL (60 kDa chaperone family; promotes refolding of misfolded polypeptides especially under stressful conditions; forms two stacked rings of heptamers to form a barrel-shaped 14mer; ends can be capped by GroES; misfolded proteins enter the barrel where they are refolded when GroES binds) encodes MSAKDVRFGEDARKQMLKGVNTLANAVKVTLGPKGRNVVLDKSFGAPTVTKDGVSVAKEIELENKFENMGAQMVKEVASKTSDVAGDGTTTATVLAQSMLTEGLKAVAAGMNPMDLKRGLDKAVIAAVESLKGLSTPCTDNNAIAQVGTISANSDTEIGNIIAEAMEKVGKEGVITVEDGSGLENELDVVEGMQFDRGYLSPYFINNQDTMSAELDDPYILLHDKKISNVRDLLPTLEAVAKSGKPLLIIAEDIEGEALATLVVNTIRGIVKVAAVKAPGFGDRRKAMLEDIAILTGGTVISEEVGLSLEKASLNELGSAKKIQITKENTTIIDGAGSHEAIEGRVGQIRAQIEESSSDYDREKLQERVAKLAGGVAVIKVGAATEVEMKEKKARVEDALHATRAAVEEGVVPGGGVALIRALAALEGLKGDNDDQNVGISIARRAMEEPLRQIVRNAGEEGSVILNKVREGDSNFGYNAGTGEYTDMIEAGILDPTKVTRSALQHAASIAGLMITTEAMIAELPKEDAPMGGGDMGGMGGMGGMGGMM; translated from the coding sequence ATGAGTGCAAAAGACGTACGTTTTGGTGAAGACGCGCGCAAGCAGATGCTGAAAGGCGTCAACACGCTTGCCAACGCGGTCAAGGTCACGCTGGGCCCGAAAGGCCGCAACGTGGTTCTGGACAAGAGCTTCGGCGCCCCGACCGTGACCAAGGACGGTGTGTCCGTGGCCAAGGAAATCGAGCTGGAGAACAAGTTCGAGAACATGGGCGCGCAGATGGTCAAGGAAGTCGCTTCCAAGACCTCTGACGTGGCCGGCGACGGCACCACCACCGCCACCGTGCTGGCCCAGTCCATGCTGACCGAAGGCCTGAAGGCCGTGGCCGCCGGCATGAACCCGATGGACCTGAAGCGTGGCCTGGACAAGGCCGTCATCGCCGCCGTGGAAAGCCTGAAGGGCCTGTCCACCCCGTGCACCGACAACAACGCCATCGCCCAGGTGGGCACCATCTCCGCCAACTCCGACACCGAAATCGGCAACATCATCGCCGAGGCCATGGAGAAAGTGGGCAAGGAAGGCGTCATCACCGTTGAAGACGGCTCCGGCCTGGAGAACGAGCTGGACGTCGTGGAAGGCATGCAGTTCGACCGCGGCTACCTGTCCCCGTACTTCATCAACAACCAGGACACCATGAGCGCCGAGCTGGATGACCCGTACATCCTGCTGCACGACAAGAAAATCAGCAACGTCCGTGACCTGCTGCCGACCCTGGAAGCGGTCGCCAAGTCCGGCAAGCCGCTGCTGATCATCGCCGAAGACATCGAAGGCGAAGCGCTGGCCACCCTGGTGGTGAACACCATCCGTGGCATCGTCAAGGTCGCGGCCGTCAAGGCCCCGGGCTTCGGCGACCGTCGTAAGGCCATGCTGGAAGACATCGCCATCCTGACCGGCGGCACCGTGATTTCCGAGGAAGTCGGCCTGTCACTGGAGAAGGCTTCCCTGAACGAGCTGGGTTCTGCCAAGAAGATCCAGATCACCAAGGAAAACACCACCATCATCGACGGCGCCGGTTCACACGAAGCCATCGAAGGTCGTGTCGGCCAGATCCGCGCGCAGATCGAAGAGTCTTCTTCGGACTACGACCGCGAGAAGCTGCAGGAACGCGTGGCCAAGCTGGCCGGCGGTGTGGCAGTGATCAAGGTTGGCGCCGCCACCGAGGTCGAAATGAAAGAGAAGAAGGCCCGCGTTGAAGACGCGCTGCACGCAACCCGTGCCGCCGTCGAAGAAGGCGTGGTCCCGGGCGGTGGTGTCGCGCTGATCCGCGCGCTGGCCGCACTCGAAGGCCTGAAGGGCGACAACGACGACCAGAACGTCGGCATCTCCATCGCGCGTCGCGCCATGGAAGAGCCGCTGCGCCAGATCGTCCGCAACGCCGGTGAAGAAGGCTCCGTGATCCTGAACAAGGTTCGCGAAGGCGACAGCAACTTCGGCTACAACGCCGGCACCGGCGAGTACACCGACATGATCGAAGCCGGCATCCTGGATCCGACCAAGGTGACCCGTTCTGCCCTGCAGCACGCGGCTTCCATCGCCGGCCTGATGATCACCACCGAAGCCATGATCGCGGAACTTCCGAAGGAAGACGCGCCGATGGGCGGTGGCGACATGGGCGGCATGGGCGGTATGGGTGGCATGGGCGGCATGATGTAA
- a CDS encoding DUF4252 domain-containing protein → MKQSWAGKALVTLAVLVLSAPAAAQEDALKDLPGYVDFGELQSFYGEPKVMINIGGMLLSFMTAATKDDPEATELLNGLKGIRVNVFETGGELAPAMDQLQQVKNLLAGQNWEPIVQVNEDDEQVQIFMKADGEGMQGLTVMAVNAEEAVFVNILGQIDPEKIGEVMEKFDVEID, encoded by the coding sequence ATGAAACAGAGCTGGGCCGGCAAGGCCCTGGTGACCCTGGCGGTGCTGGTGCTGAGCGCACCCGCCGCGGCCCAGGAAGACGCCCTGAAGGACCTGCCGGGCTATGTCGATTTCGGCGAGCTGCAGAGCTTTTATGGCGAACCCAAGGTGATGATCAATATTGGCGGCATGCTGCTCAGCTTCATGACCGCGGCCACCAAGGACGACCCGGAGGCCACCGAACTGCTGAACGGCCTGAAGGGCATCCGCGTGAACGTGTTCGAGACCGGCGGCGAGCTGGCCCCGGCCATGGACCAGCTGCAGCAGGTGAAGAACCTGCTGGCTGGCCAGAACTGGGAGCCCATCGTGCAGGTGAACGAGGACGACGAGCAGGTGCAGATCTTCATGAAGGCCGATGGCGAGGGCATGCAGGGCCTGACGGTGATGGCCGTCAACGCCGAGGAAGCCGTGTTCGTCAATATCCTGGGCCAGATCGATCCCGAAAAGATCGGCGAGGTCATGGAAAAGTTCGACGTCGAAATCGACTGA
- a CDS encoding DUF192 domain-containing protein, which produces MAYRPWQSLLIVVLAAWTLAACASQPVHTVELNGERFEVELALDRESQMRGLMFRDEMADNHGMLFIFPGEAPRSFWMRNTRIPLDIFYFDAELALVSVAENARPCVVQDCPGYPSTGPAQYVLELNAGKARALGAKPGDVLVLHFDPQSP; this is translated from the coding sequence ATGGCATACCGACCATGGCAATCCCTCCTGATCGTTGTACTGGCCGCCTGGACCCTGGCGGCTTGTGCGTCCCAGCCGGTCCACACCGTCGAGCTGAACGGCGAGCGCTTCGAAGTCGAACTGGCGCTGGATCGCGAATCGCAGATGCGCGGGCTGATGTTCCGCGATGAGATGGCCGACAACCACGGCATGCTGTTCATATTCCCGGGCGAGGCGCCCCGCAGTTTCTGGATGCGCAACACCCGCATTCCGCTGGACATTTTCTACTTTGATGCCGAGCTGGCGCTGGTCAGCGTGGCGGAAAACGCCCGCCCCTGCGTGGTACAGGACTGCCCGGGCTACCCCAGCACCGGCCCCGCGCAGTACGTGCTGGAACTGAACGCAGGCAAGGCCCGCGCGCTGGGCGCAAAGCCCGGCGATGTGCTGGTGCTGCATTTCGACCCGCAATCGCCCTGA
- a CDS encoding metallophosphoesterase family protein, protein MTDASTLRVLQVTDCHVSARAGTDYRGLDARLEFERLLPAAHDWAPDLVLLTGDVAEDGSAEACAWVAERLVGLGVPVLATPGNHDLDAVIAAQFPLSATASPLVHDRGDWRLVLLNSARPGKIDGHLGDDDLQTLAGALDEWTGHALVALHHQPLDVGSPWIDRYPLQAPENLWRVLDGSCCRVVCWGHVHQAFEARVGQVRALSGPSTAANSLPGREKFTLDPAGPACRGLVLRRDGAVESEILRAGT, encoded by the coding sequence ATGACCGACGCCTCCACCCTGCGCGTGCTGCAGGTCACCGATTGCCATGTCTCGGCCCGCGCCGGCACGGACTACCGTGGCCTGGACGCGCGGCTTGAGTTCGAGCGCCTGCTGCCCGCGGCCCATGACTGGGCCCCCGACCTGGTGCTGCTGACCGGTGACGTGGCCGAGGACGGCAGTGCCGAAGCCTGTGCCTGGGTGGCCGAACGGCTGGTGGGGCTGGGCGTACCGGTGCTGGCCACGCCAGGCAACCATGACCTCGACGCCGTCATCGCCGCGCAGTTCCCGCTGTCGGCGACGGCATCGCCGCTGGTGCATGACCGGGGTGACTGGCGGCTGGTGCTGTTGAACAGCGCCCGCCCGGGCAAGATCGACGGACACCTGGGCGACGATGACCTGCAGACGCTGGCGGGGGCACTGGATGAGTGGACCGGCCACGCGCTGGTGGCCTTGCATCACCAGCCGCTGGACGTGGGCAGCCCGTGGATCGACCGCTACCCGTTGCAGGCGCCGGAAAACCTGTGGCGCGTGCTGGACGGGTCCTGCTGCCGGGTGGTGTGCTGGGGCCACGTGCACCAGGCCTTCGAGGCGCGGGTGGGCCAGGTGCGTGCGCTTTCGGGGCCCTCAACGGCGGCCAACAGCCTGCCGGGTAGGGAAAAGTTCACGTTGGACCCGGCCGGGCCGGCCTGCCGTGGACTGGTGTTGCGCCGGGATGGCGCGGTGGAGTCGGAAATCCTGCGCGCGGGGACCTAG
- the hemL gene encoding glutamate-1-semialdehyde 2,1-aminomutase, whose protein sequence is MTTNSELLARARVHIPGGVNSPVRAFNGVGGEPLFIERAEGSRIYDVSGRGYIDYVGSWGPMIAGHAHPDILAAVKQAAERGLSFGAPAPGEVTMAEKLCELVPAMDMVRMVNSGTEATMSAVRLARAATGRDRIIKFEGCYHGHADSFLVKAGSGALTLGVPTSPGVPAVLADLTLTLPFNDAEAVRQCLEANVGEVAAIIVEPVAGNMNCIPPAEGYLQALRRLCDEHGTLLIFDEVMTGFRVALGGAQSLYDVVPDLSTFGKVIGGGMPVGAFGGKREYMEQVAPTGPVYQAGTLSGNPVAMAAGLANLDLISRPGFYEDLEAKTTMLVDGLRDAAQAAGVPMAFSQVGGMFGLFFTEATEVTCFDEVMACDTERFKTLFHGLLDAGVYLAPSAFEAGFVSSAHTEDDIRETVAAAADVLKTF, encoded by the coding sequence ATGACGACCAACTCAGAATTGCTGGCGCGCGCTCGCGTGCACATTCCCGGCGGGGTGAACTCCCCGGTACGGGCCTTTAACGGTGTCGGCGGTGAGCCGCTGTTCATCGAGCGTGCCGAGGGCTCGCGCATCTACGATGTCAGTGGCCGCGGCTACATCGACTATGTCGGCTCCTGGGGGCCGATGATCGCCGGCCACGCGCACCCCGATATCCTGGCGGCGGTGAAACAGGCGGCCGAGCGCGGCCTGAGCTTCGGCGCACCCGCACCGGGCGAGGTGACCATGGCCGAAAAGCTGTGCGAACTGGTTCCGGCCATGGACATGGTCCGCATGGTCAATTCCGGCACCGAGGCGACGATGAGCGCCGTGCGCCTGGCGCGCGCCGCCACCGGCCGCGACCGCATCATCAAGTTCGAGGGCTGCTATCACGGCCATGCCGACTCGTTCCTGGTGAAGGCCGGCAGCGGCGCCCTGACCCTGGGCGTGCCCACCTCGCCCGGCGTGCCGGCGGTGCTGGCAGACCTGACGCTGACCCTGCCCTTCAACGATGCCGAGGCCGTTCGCCAGTGCCTGGAAGCCAACGTCGGCGAAGTGGCGGCGATCATCGTCGAGCCGGTTGCGGGCAACATGAACTGCATCCCGCCAGCGGAGGGCTACCTGCAGGCCCTGCGGCGCCTGTGCGACGAGCACGGCACCCTGCTGATTTTCGACGAGGTCATGACCGGCTTCCGCGTGGCGCTGGGCGGCGCGCAGTCGCTGTACGACGTGGTGCCGGACCTGTCCACTTTCGGCAAGGTCATCGGCGGCGGCATGCCGGTGGGCGCCTTCGGCGGCAAGCGCGAGTACATGGAACAGGTCGCCCCCACGGGCCCGGTCTACCAGGCCGGCACGCTGTCCGGCAACCCGGTGGCCATGGCCGCAGGCCTGGCCAACCTGGACCTGATCTCACGCCCGGGTTTCTACGAAGACCTGGAAGCCAAGACCACGATGCTGGTCGACGGCCTGCGCGACGCGGCCCAGGCCGCCGGCGTGCCCATGGCCTTCAGCCAGGTGGGCGGCATGTTCGGCCTGTTCTTCACCGAGGCCACCGAGGTGACCTGTTTCGACGAAGTGATGGCCTGCGACACCGAACGCTTCAAGACCCTGTTCCACGGCCTGCTCGACGCCGGCGTCTACCTGGCGCCATCGGCCTTCGAGGCTGGCTTCGTGTCCAGCGCGCATACCGAAGACGATATCCGCGAAACGGTGGCCGCTGCGGCGGATGTGCTGAAGACCTTCTGA
- a CDS encoding type II toxin-antitoxin system RelE/ParE family toxin, with protein MAQVVYSARAIAHLQRSISFLADDNPGAATRAAAAIRSAVDLLGAHPLIGHEREHGLRELVISYGQSGYIALYRFRPHAEEVRVLAIRHQHELDYPF; from the coding sequence ATGGCGCAAGTAGTCTATTCCGCCAGGGCCATTGCCCACCTGCAACGTAGCATCAGTTTCCTGGCAGATGACAACCCCGGCGCCGCCACCAGGGCCGCAGCGGCCATTCGCTCAGCCGTCGACCTGCTCGGCGCCCATCCCCTGATCGGTCACGAGCGCGAGCACGGGCTTCGGGAACTGGTCATCTCTTACGGGCAGAGTGGGTATATCGCGCTGTACCGGTTCCGGCCCCACGCCGAAGAAGTCCGAGTGCTGGCGATTCGCCACCAGCACGAACTCGACTACCCGTTCTGA
- a CDS encoding RNA polymerase sigma factor has product MSREYQKWVREHQDQAWSLARYLLKDAAEAEDAVQDAFIKLWNHREAIDPERVKPWLMKVTRNTCLDRLRRRKPEDEVADEHVVEHQGPAAGAERGELGRWLKKAIEGLKEPYRSLVILRDIQQHSYDEVARATELSLSQVKVYLHRARKQLREQLAEVRP; this is encoded by the coding sequence ATGAGCAGGGAGTACCAGAAATGGGTGCGTGAGCACCAGGACCAGGCATGGTCACTGGCGCGCTACCTGCTCAAGGACGCGGCCGAGGCCGAGGACGCGGTGCAGGACGCTTTCATCAAGCTCTGGAACCACCGCGAGGCCATCGACCCGGAACGGGTGAAGCCCTGGCTGATGAAGGTCACGCGCAACACCTGCCTGGACCGGCTGCGCCGGCGCAAGCCGGAGGACGAGGTGGCCGACGAACATGTCGTCGAACACCAGGGCCCGGCGGCCGGCGCCGAGCGCGGTGAGCTGGGGCGGTGGCTGAAGAAGGCCATCGAGGGCCTGAAGGAGCCGTATCGCTCGCTGGTGATCCTGAGGGATATCCAGCAGCACAGTTACGACGAAGTGGCACGGGCCACGGAATTGAGCCTGTCGCAGGTGAAGGTTTACCTGCACCGGGCCAGGAAGCAGCTGCGGGAGCAGCTGGCGGAGGTCAGACCATGA
- a CDS encoding DUF4252 domain-containing protein, producing the protein MPDRKLVFHGVAAIALAVVLSACGITAPRSNDGYANLDSLGIADTDRVMSLSIGPGLLHFAAGFMDDEPETQAMMRSLDGVRVRIYEIDGDLDRVNGRMARMSEKLVDDGWEPVAVVAEDGERTWMMVKGSESRIDGLTVISSDGVEAVVVNVMGNLKPELFTDTMVALDVPAPEVQVAALP; encoded by the coding sequence ATGCCTGATCGCAAACTGGTTTTCCACGGCGTCGCCGCCATCGCCCTGGCCGTGGTACTGAGCGCCTGCGGCATCACCGCGCCGCGCAGTAACGATGGCTACGCCAACCTCGACTCGCTGGGCATTGCCGACACCGATCGCGTGATGTCCCTGTCCATCGGCCCCGGCCTGCTGCATTTTGCGGCCGGGTTCATGGACGACGAGCCGGAGACCCAGGCCATGATGCGTAGCCTGGACGGCGTGCGGGTGCGGATTTACGAGATCGACGGCGACCTGGACCGCGTCAACGGCCGCATGGCGCGGATGAGCGAGAAGCTGGTCGACGACGGCTGGGAACCGGTGGCCGTGGTGGCCGAGGATGGCGAGCGCACCTGGATGATGGTCAAGGGCTCGGAATCGCGCATCGACGGCCTGACCGTGATCAGCTCGGACGGCGTTGAGGCCGTGGTGGTGAACGTCATGGGGAACCTGAAGCCGGAGCTGTTCACCGACACCATGGTGGCGCTGGACGTGCCGGCCCCCGAAGTGCAGGTGGCTGCCCTCCCCTGA
- the groES gene encoding co-chaperone GroES → MNLRPLHDRVIVKRMEEERVSAGGIVIPDSATEKPVRGEVLAVGNGKILESGEKRPLDIQAGDKVLFGKYAGTEVKVDGEELLVMREEDVMAVIES, encoded by the coding sequence ATGAACCTTCGTCCTTTACACGATCGCGTGATCGTCAAGCGCATGGAAGAAGAACGTGTCTCCGCCGGGGGCATCGTGATTCCCGACTCAGCCACCGAGAAGCCGGTCCGCGGCGAAGTGCTGGCCGTCGGCAACGGCAAGATCCTGGAGAGCGGCGAGAAGCGCCCGCTGGACATCCAGGCCGGCGACAAGGTGCTGTTCGGCAAATACGCCGGCACCGAGGTCAAGGTCGATGGCGAGGAACTGCTCGTCATGCGCGAAGAAGACGTCATGGCCGTGATCGAATCCTGA
- a CDS encoding YegP family protein yields MAGKFVCSKSKDGQEFFVLKATNGQTILQSERYKTRKSCANGIESVRKNSQDPNRFECRTAKDGRTYFVLKAANGQEIGRSQMYKSASGCSNGMKSVATNAPDATVVEA; encoded by the coding sequence TTGGCTGGTAAATTCGTGTGTTCCAAGAGTAAAGATGGCCAGGAGTTTTTCGTCCTGAAAGCGACCAACGGCCAGACCATTCTTCAGAGTGAGCGGTACAAGACCCGCAAGTCCTGCGCCAACGGCATCGAGTCCGTGCGCAAGAACTCGCAGGACCCGAACCGCTTCGAGTGCCGCACCGCCAAAGATGGCCGCACGTACTTCGTGCTCAAGGCCGCCAATGGCCAGGAAATCGGCCGCAGCCAGATGTACAAGTCGGCCAGCGGTTGCTCCAACGGCATGAAGTCGGTCGCCACCAACGCGCCTGACGCGACGGTTGTCGAAGCCTGA
- a CDS encoding acetate/propionate family kinase, whose amino-acid sequence MAASTPAHHVLVLNAGSSSIKYVVFDAGDLSERARGQVERIGEPGGEAGNHRQALALIVDELGKAGIDGNDLVAVGHRVVHGGEAFTAPTRVNDDALQTIRDLASLAPLHNPANADGIEVARHAFPGIPHVAVFDTAFHATMPAHAYRYAVPEAVYREHGVRRYGFHGTSHQYVTGETARRLGCPVDQVNLVSLHLGNGASACAVRGGRSIDTSMGMTPLAGLVMGTRPGDIDPGVLLHLATSAGYSADDLSALLNRESGLKGLCGAGDMREVLRRSASGDEAAELAVRKFCYQAAKQVGAYAAALGRVDALVFTAGIGENNPEIRAGICAELCALGIHVDPKRNAAPQDNGFAIHASGSKIVVYVIPTREEFEIARQTLTFVEDTGSFVTP is encoded by the coding sequence ATGGCCGCATCGACCCCGGCGCACCACGTGCTGGTGCTCAACGCCGGCAGCTCGTCGATCAAGTACGTGGTGTTTGACGCCGGTGACCTGTCCGAGCGTGCGCGTGGCCAGGTCGAGCGCATCGGCGAGCCCGGTGGCGAGGCCGGCAACCACCGCCAGGCGCTGGCGCTGATCGTCGATGAGCTTGGCAAGGCGGGCATCGATGGCAACGACCTGGTCGCCGTGGGCCACCGGGTGGTGCACGGCGGCGAGGCGTTCACCGCGCCCACCCGCGTCAACGACGATGCCCTGCAGACGATTCGTGACCTGGCGTCACTGGCGCCGCTGCACAACCCGGCCAATGCCGACGGCATCGAAGTCGCGCGCCACGCCTTTCCGGGTATCCCGCACGTCGCCGTTTTCGACACGGCATTCCACGCCACCATGCCGGCCCATGCCTACCGTTACGCGGTGCCCGAAGCGGTCTACCGCGAGCATGGTGTGCGCCGGTACGGCTTTCACGGCACCTCGCACCAGTACGTGACCGGCGAGACGGCCCGGCGGCTGGGCTGCCCGGTGGACCAGGTGAACCTGGTGAGCCTGCACCTGGGCAACGGCGCCAGCGCCTGTGCAGTGCGTGGCGGCCGCAGCATCGACACGTCGATGGGCATGACACCCCTGGCCGGCCTGGTCATGGGCACGCGCCCCGGCGACATCGACCCGGGTGTGCTGTTGCACCTCGCCACGAGCGCGGGCTACTCGGCCGACGACCTGTCGGCGTTGCTCAACCGCGAAAGCGGCCTGAAGGGCCTGTGCGGCGCCGGCGACATGCGCGAAGTGCTGCGCCGCAGCGCCAGTGGAGACGAGGCCGCGGAACTGGCCGTGCGCAAGTTCTGTTACCAGGCGGCCAAGCAGGTCGGCGCCTACGCCGCCGCGCTGGGCCGCGTGGACGCACTGGTGTTTACCGCGGGCATCGGCGAGAACAACCCGGAAATCCGTGCCGGCATCTGCGCCGAGCTCTGCGCCCTGGGCATTCATGTCGACCCCAAGCGCAACGCGGCGCCGCAAGACAACGGTTTTGCCATCCATGCCAGCGGCTCAAAGATCGTTGTCTACGTGATTCCCACGCGTGAAGAGTTCGAGATCGCCCGCCAGACGCTGACTTTCGTGGAGGACACCGGGTCGTTTGTGACACCATGA